In the genome of Coraliomargarita algicola, one region contains:
- a CDS encoding Rne/Rng family ribonuclease: MNDESTTQNTSNHDAKGNANSDDQYTKELISAPKEKKAERIDTRALKDDAAKREKTQPLITRIVKAIKAEKKSYTELIINSEPLEKRVALLQDGVLEKFEVERTGEAREVGAIFKGRIQNLEPGLKAAFVDIGEEKNAFLHYWDILPAAKDNTIEVVRDNKSEKQRKREAEKITVKDIPRLYPIGSEIVLQITKGQIGTKGPRTTTNIALPGRFLVLMPYTGTLGISRKIEDKKERSRLKGILRDLTLPEGMGIIVRTAGEGKKARYFIRDLHILLKRWEVINQRMESTKKPACLYVEPDIVGRTVRDFLTEEIDRVMVDKKEDYDTVMEEVMKISPRSKSKIHIFKDDIPVFERFNIERQIEQTYMRCVPLPGGGEIVIEETEALISIDVNTGSHKNKNKDGKDFILQVNLEAATEICRQVRLRNIGGLIILDFIDMKAKKDRNAVLARMRREMANDKAKNHILPISTLGIMQMTRQRHSESHSSGIYTDCPYCHGRGSVKSSRTMSVEVQRRLISVIRHIRARDGHDKEIALRVLLHPTNLERLRQEDEDLLLEIEQSYGARLSFRADPIYHVENFKIIDIESGQEQR, encoded by the coding sequence ATGAACGACGAATCAACCACTCAAAACACTTCTAATCACGATGCTAAGGGCAACGCCAATAGCGACGATCAATACACCAAAGAGCTCATTTCTGCTCCCAAGGAAAAAAAAGCTGAACGCATCGATACCCGTGCGCTCAAAGACGACGCAGCCAAACGTGAAAAGACCCAACCGCTGATCACTCGCATCGTCAAAGCGATCAAGGCGGAAAAAAAGTCCTACACCGAGCTCATCATCAACTCCGAGCCACTCGAAAAACGTGTCGCCCTACTTCAGGACGGCGTGCTCGAGAAGTTCGAAGTCGAACGTACTGGTGAAGCGCGCGAAGTCGGCGCCATTTTCAAGGGACGCATTCAAAACCTTGAGCCGGGGCTCAAGGCGGCTTTCGTCGATATCGGCGAAGAGAAAAATGCCTTCCTGCACTACTGGGACATCCTGCCAGCCGCCAAGGACAATACCATCGAAGTCGTCCGCGACAATAAATCTGAAAAGCAACGCAAGCGCGAAGCGGAAAAGATCACCGTCAAAGACATCCCACGCCTCTACCCGATCGGCAGCGAGATCGTGCTACAGATCACCAAAGGCCAAATCGGCACTAAAGGACCACGCACCACCACCAATATCGCGCTGCCCGGCCGTTTCCTCGTGCTCATGCCTTACACCGGCACCCTGGGAATCTCCCGTAAGATTGAAGACAAAAAGGAGCGCTCCCGCCTGAAGGGCATCTTGCGCGACCTCACCTTGCCCGAAGGCATGGGCATCATCGTGCGCACCGCTGGCGAAGGTAAAAAGGCCCGCTACTTCATCCGCGACCTCCACATTTTGCTCAAGCGCTGGGAGGTGATCAACCAGCGTATGGAGTCCACCAAGAAGCCAGCCTGCCTCTACGTCGAGCCCGACATCGTCGGCCGCACCGTGCGTGACTTCCTCACCGAAGAAATCGACCGCGTGATGGTCGATAAAAAAGAAGACTACGACACAGTGATGGAAGAAGTCATGAAGATTTCCCCACGCTCCAAGTCGAAGATTCATATCTTCAAGGACGACATTCCCGTCTTTGAGCGCTTCAACATCGAGCGCCAAATCGAGCAAACTTACATGCGTTGCGTCCCGCTACCAGGCGGTGGCGAAATCGTGATCGAAGAGACCGAAGCGCTGATCTCGATCGACGTGAACACCGGCTCACACAAGAATAAGAACAAGGACGGCAAAGACTTCATCCTGCAGGTCAATTTGGAAGCGGCGACCGAGATCTGTCGCCAAGTACGTCTGCGTAACATCGGCGGCCTCATCATCCTCGACTTCATCGACATGAAGGCGAAAAAGGATCGCAACGCGGTGCTCGCACGCATGCGCCGCGAAATGGCCAACGACAAGGCGAAGAACCACATTCTGCCGATCTCCACACTCGGCATCATGCAAATGACGCGTCAGCGCCACTCGGAAAGTCACTCCAGCGGCATCTACACCGACTGCCCGTATTGCCACGGACGCGGCTCGGTCAAGAGCTCCCGCACCATGAGTGTTGAAGTGCAACGCCGCCTAATCAGCGTGATTCGCCACATCCGCGCCCGCGACGGCCACGATAAGGAAATCGCCCTGCGCGTGTTGCTACACCCGACCAACCTTGAGCGCCTACGCCAGGAAGACGAAGACCTGCTGTTGGAGATCGAACAATCCTACGGCGCACGCCTGTCCTTCCGTGCCGACCCAATCTACCATGTCGAGAATTTCAAGATTATCGACATCGAAAGCGGTCAAGAGCAGCGCTAG
- a CDS encoding glycerate kinase, translating into MHILAAFDKFKDSMPADRACEAALSGALTALGDTHSFTAAPLTDGGEGFCPILSQSVGGYMEFHKVCGPLGEEVEAPLGWVEVENIPESARQFLGIQSGKLAIIEMASVAGLEQVPAAQRHPGHCTTRGVGELIRIAVAEEANAILLGIGGSATSDLGLGALEALGLNFCPSGQITPAQWDAIDTITGSIELDVPPIYIACDVENPLLGAQGAAAVYGPQKGLAPDEIDAFDDASARVAKQLCHFFKQAESRLKVPGSGAAGGLGFGLNVAFEASYVPGFELVTAWLDLASKIKNADLVLTGEGKFDTSSLAGKGPYALLAAAYSSDTDAILFAGCAEDTAAQTVRERFPGTAVYSITPDHIPLAQALKAAPQLLMQKVSEVLQSRNVYDR; encoded by the coding sequence ATGCATATTCTAGCCGCCTTCGATAAGTTCAAAGATTCCATGCCCGCCGATCGAGCTTGTGAAGCCGCCCTGAGCGGAGCACTTACAGCCCTGGGGGATACACACAGCTTCACAGCGGCACCGCTCACTGATGGCGGTGAAGGCTTCTGCCCAATACTGAGCCAATCAGTCGGAGGCTATATGGAATTTCACAAGGTCTGCGGACCGCTGGGCGAAGAAGTGGAAGCTCCGCTAGGCTGGGTCGAGGTGGAAAACATTCCAGAGAGCGCTCGCCAGTTTCTCGGCATTCAAAGTGGCAAGCTAGCCATTATTGAAATGGCTTCGGTCGCCGGACTGGAACAAGTGCCCGCAGCGCAGCGTCACCCGGGGCACTGCACCACACGCGGCGTGGGCGAGCTCATACGTATCGCCGTAGCCGAAGAGGCCAACGCTATTTTACTGGGCATAGGCGGAAGTGCCACCAGCGACCTCGGGCTGGGTGCACTCGAAGCGCTGGGGCTGAACTTCTGTCCCAGCGGGCAAATCACCCCCGCACAATGGGACGCCATCGATACCATTACAGGCAGCATCGAGCTCGATGTGCCCCCCATCTACATTGCCTGCGACGTGGAAAACCCACTGCTCGGCGCACAAGGTGCCGCCGCGGTTTACGGCCCACAGAAAGGTCTCGCGCCCGATGAAATTGATGCCTTTGACGATGCCTCTGCACGTGTCGCCAAGCAATTATGCCATTTTTTTAAACAAGCAGAATCGCGGCTCAAGGTACCTGGCAGCGGTGCTGCGGGCGGGCTGGGCTTCGGACTCAATGTCGCCTTTGAAGCCAGCTATGTGCCAGGCTTTGAACTCGTCACCGCTTGGCTGGATCTCGCGAGTAAGATCAAAAACGCAGACCTGGTGCTCACTGGCGAAGGTAAATTCGACACCAGCTCGCTGGCAGGCAAGGGGCCCTACGCCCTACTCGCCGCTGCCTACTCCAGCGACACTGATGCCATCTTGTTTGCCGGTTGCGCCGAAGACACAGCGGCACAAACAGTACGCGAACGCTTTCCCGGCACTGCCGTATACAGTATCACTCCGGACCACATCCCGCTGGCCCAAGCACTCAAGGCCGCACCACAGCTGTTAATGCAAAAAGTATCCGAAGTATTGCAGAGCCGAAATGTATATGACCGCTGA
- a CDS encoding DUF2062 domain-containing protein, with amino-acid sequence MYMTAEESELNKTRWRRIRRVKKWLRPLPRRTNIHRYPILKFFSESARKRIYIWSFRVENAVPAIYAGSILTLMPLYGIQVPLAFLLALLLRANLPILAGLQIVSNPITVLPIWYAAYQTGRIFLSLIGVKVAPLNHEEVRLLLDNFIHGAWGNKFDNIATVFGVTNLGAIIIGTFFGLIGSVIYRIIANRTAASYALLRAKINDRKLKSDSQTPAKDSTND; translated from the coding sequence ATGTATATGACCGCTGAGGAGTCAGAGCTCAACAAAACACGATGGCGACGCATCCGAAGAGTCAAAAAATGGCTGCGTCCCCTCCCCCGGCGTACCAACATACACCGTTATCCCATTCTAAAATTCTTCTCTGAGTCAGCTCGTAAACGTATTTATATATGGAGCTTTCGAGTCGAGAATGCCGTGCCCGCGATCTACGCCGGCAGCATTCTGACTCTCATGCCACTGTATGGCATACAAGTGCCACTGGCATTCCTGCTTGCGCTTTTACTACGTGCCAATCTGCCAATCCTCGCTGGATTACAAATAGTCTCCAACCCGATTACCGTACTCCCAATCTGGTATGCGGCCTACCAGACAGGTCGCATATTCCTCAGCCTGATCGGGGTAAAAGTGGCCCCACTCAATCACGAAGAGGTGCGGCTCTTACTGGATAACTTCATCCACGGCGCATGGGGCAATAAATTCGATAACATCGCCACCGTATTCGGCGTTACAAACCTCGGTGCTATCATCATTGGCACCTTCTTCGGCTTGATCGGCAGCGTCATTTACCGGATCATCGCCAATCGCACTGCCGCCAGCTACGCATTACTGCGCGCAAAAATTAACGACCGTAAATTGAAGTCAGATTCTCAGACGCCTGCTAAAGATTCTACCAATGATTAA
- a CDS encoding DUF1343 domain-containing protein, which produces MIKKLCLLLLPLLLWTGLAQAAPIYLGIDVLEQSGFRAIAGKRVGLLTHPAGLNRRGESSIDVLRRAPNARLVALFGPEHGIYGDEKANVPVDDKIDPRTGLPVYSLYGQYRKPTAKMLAGLDALVIDLQDVGVRSYTYVSCMRYAMEACFENGVEVIILDRPNPLGGLKVDGPPLDREWRSYVGAFHVPYVHGLTIAELARIAKHSPGWMETPNATREKGKLSIVPMQGWTRDMLWTQTGLRWVPTSPYIPDLSAVLGYAMTGLGAQEGGFSHGIGTPYPFRLLRFSGKSPAELKAALEAKHIPGLSYRIVDTQSAAGAPLTGVYVSVVNWSRVRPTELSFHMMQLAAAWSVSNPFAASKNPALFNKHVGSTAWWDEIKQRGAQARVNAFVNQWEKQAQDFQDEAKRFWLYR; this is translated from the coding sequence ATGATTAAAAAGCTCTGCCTCTTATTACTCCCCTTACTACTCTGGACAGGGCTCGCCCAGGCCGCGCCAATTTACCTGGGCATCGATGTACTCGAACAAAGTGGTTTCCGAGCCATCGCCGGTAAACGCGTGGGACTACTCACCCACCCGGCAGGACTCAACCGCCGCGGCGAGAGCAGTATCGATGTCCTGCGCCGCGCTCCCAATGCCCGACTGGTCGCACTTTTCGGCCCCGAACACGGCATCTATGGCGACGAAAAAGCCAACGTTCCAGTCGACGACAAGATCGACCCGCGCACGGGGCTCCCCGTTTACTCGCTCTACGGCCAATACCGCAAACCCACCGCCAAAATGCTGGCGGGGCTGGATGCCCTGGTCATCGACTTACAGGACGTCGGCGTGCGCTCCTACACCTACGTCAGCTGCATGCGCTACGCCATGGAAGCCTGCTTTGAAAACGGCGTCGAAGTCATTATCCTCGATCGCCCCAACCCTCTCGGTGGCCTCAAAGTCGACGGCCCCCCACTCGACCGTGAATGGCGCAGCTACGTTGGCGCATTTCATGTGCCCTACGTGCACGGCCTCACCATTGCCGAACTCGCACGCATCGCCAAACACTCCCCAGGTTGGATGGAAACACCCAATGCCACACGCGAAAAAGGCAAGCTCAGCATTGTGCCGATGCAAGGCTGGACTCGTGATATGCTGTGGACCCAAACCGGCCTCCGCTGGGTGCCCACCTCGCCCTACATCCCCGACCTCTCCGCAGTGCTGGGCTACGCGATGACTGGTCTGGGAGCACAAGAAGGCGGCTTTAGCCATGGCATAGGGACGCCCTATCCTTTTAGGCTCCTGCGCTTCTCAGGCAAATCACCTGCCGAGCTGAAAGCTGCACTGGAAGCCAAACACATACCAGGCCTGAGCTACCGCATCGTCGACACCCAAAGTGCTGCCGGCGCGCCCCTCACCGGCGTCTATGTCAGTGTCGTCAATTGGAGTCGTGTCCGGCCCACCGAGCTCAGTTTCCACATGATGCAACTCGCGGCCGCATGGTCGGTCAGTAATCCCTTTGCCGCCTCCAAGAACCCCGCACTCTTTAATAAACACGTCGGTAGCACCGCTTGGTGGGACGAAATCAAACAACGTGGCGCCCAAGCCCGCGTCAACGCCTTCGTCAACCAATGGGAAAAGCAAGCTCAGGACTTCCAAGATGAAGCCAAGCGCTTCTGGCTCTACCGCTAG
- a CDS encoding LacI family DNA-binding transcriptional regulator, whose amino-acid sequence MSIKKCLTLRQIACESGVHFTTVSKILRGQSRASKETRERVLQVAAAGGYRPNPLVSAWMAQRRAVRPAKTHVNVAIIFGGQSERASNRFDRELGKVLATRAGHHGFSANELYVDDYASLAALGGVIRARGIQGIVWAGVTHPEPLPEVFDACAMVSFGGEMNGLSTVRTEAFGGMMMAMDAIQERGCERPLLVLRERPTRRNLIRYEAAFRLKYQSLGLPEEAPVCFLAANESPNWTQILKKFRGIDGVIGNCDGDHLNVPFVSLDARPGRSAGLDQRRSHMGEIAVDLVATAVISPSLMIARHTYEQIVKPLWVDAV is encoded by the coding sequence ATGAGTATTAAAAAATGTCTGACCCTCCGGCAGATAGCCTGCGAGTCGGGGGTGCATTTTACGACTGTATCAAAGATCTTACGTGGCCAATCCCGGGCTTCGAAAGAAACACGTGAGCGGGTGTTGCAAGTGGCTGCTGCAGGTGGTTACCGGCCGAATCCTTTGGTATCTGCATGGATGGCTCAGCGACGGGCTGTGCGACCTGCGAAGACGCATGTAAACGTGGCTATTATTTTCGGAGGGCAGAGCGAGCGAGCCAGCAATCGATTTGATCGCGAGTTGGGGAAAGTGTTGGCTACAAGAGCTGGCCATCACGGGTTCTCGGCCAATGAACTCTATGTGGACGATTACGCTTCGTTGGCGGCACTGGGCGGCGTCATACGGGCACGAGGAATTCAAGGAATCGTGTGGGCTGGCGTCACGCATCCAGAGCCTCTTCCGGAAGTGTTTGATGCATGTGCGATGGTTAGTTTTGGAGGGGAAATGAATGGCCTGTCCACGGTTCGCACAGAAGCTTTTGGTGGAATGATGATGGCTATGGATGCGATTCAGGAGAGGGGCTGTGAACGTCCGCTGCTTGTATTGCGAGAGCGCCCGACTCGGCGAAACTTAATTCGTTATGAGGCGGCATTCAGATTGAAATATCAGTCACTGGGGCTGCCCGAGGAGGCTCCTGTGTGTTTCTTAGCAGCGAATGAAAGTCCCAACTGGACGCAGATCTTGAAGAAATTTCGGGGGATTGATGGAGTGATTGGCAACTGTGATGGCGATCATCTCAATGTCCCGTTTGTGAGTTTGGATGCGCGGCCCGGTCGGAGCGCGGGCTTGGATCAACGTCGATCTCATATGGGTGAAATTGCGGTCGACTTAGTGGCGACAGCAGTCATCTCGCCCAGCCTGATGATTGCTCGCCATACTTATGAGCAAATCGTTAAGCCCCTCTGGGTGGATGCAGTCTAG
- a CDS encoding SDR family oxidoreductase has product MDIQLPTAIVTGASSGYGVGIAKVLIQRGHNVFITARNAEKLEAVASQIGATAIVADATSGSDWDRVIETVMKATGHIDVLINNAGAGGKIAPIEEQTDEEITQTLMLNLNSVFFGCRRVAPIMRQSKRGTIINISSICAKYSWPGWSVYSAAKAGIERLSKGLYLELREAGVRVTCLTPSWGDTEFSQNSNIAGHPSLSPEIRAACTKPEELGEIVANIVTTPPNLEIIEMTVVPNVQEISPL; this is encoded by the coding sequence ATGGATATCCAATTACCCACAGCCATCGTCACTGGAGCCTCTAGCGGCTACGGTGTCGGCATCGCAAAAGTTCTCATTCAACGCGGTCACAATGTTTTTATCACCGCACGCAATGCCGAAAAACTCGAAGCCGTAGCTTCGCAAATTGGTGCCACTGCCATCGTCGCAGACGCCACCAGTGGCAGCGATTGGGACCGTGTGATCGAAACCGTAATGAAAGCGACCGGGCACATCGATGTGCTCATCAACAACGCCGGTGCAGGCGGTAAAATTGCGCCCATCGAAGAACAGACTGATGAGGAGATCACGCAGACTTTAATGCTGAATTTAAACTCGGTGTTCTTCGGTTGCCGACGGGTTGCCCCCATCATGCGTCAAAGCAAGCGCGGCACGATCATCAACATTTCCAGCATCTGTGCTAAATATTCTTGGCCTGGATGGTCCGTCTATTCAGCGGCCAAGGCTGGTATCGAACGCCTCAGCAAAGGACTCTATCTGGAACTGCGCGAAGCGGGCGTGCGTGTCACCTGCCTCACGCCCTCTTGGGGAGACACTGAGTTTAGCCAAAATTCCAATATTGCAGGGCATCCATCACTGAGCCCCGAAATCCGAGCTGCGTGTACCAAGCCAGAGGAATTGGGAGAAATCGTCGCCAACATTGTGACCACCCCACCCAACCTTGAAATCATTGAAATGACAGTCGTACCAAATGTGCAGGAGATCTCCCCGCTCTGA
- a CDS encoding FAD-dependent oxidoreductase — MKFDLIIAGAGSGGLGAAITAGRLGLRVALIEAAKTLGGNAARGGVNCWEPGVGGTGLPFEIYRRLKQIPKAVGIYRHGRHLWRDPSFPGGECILDPSLRYTDSLRRFLLDGEDKLDIWHGVPFEPNDYVKVVSELLNETQNITLFSGSAVTSITQNGHRIKSVSLDDGTTLTADTFIDATASIILARLAGCRTSLGRESSQTYGESAAPKQADDSLNAVTQLYRVDPHSGQPSIEPLPEGIPSECWWAPKFPSAVFNQYPRGGWNVNMLPTMEAREFSSLRYDTAHKECARRVHAHWHHIQTVLPEMQSFRLSWLAPALGVREEQRLVGRYVLTQQDLDDTLKKQPHDNIICIADHSKDVHGEVHVHKELSFPYGVPYRCLLPREFDNLLVACRGASFSAIAASSCRLSRTMMQLGQAAGTAAALAKDQQLDVADVDTGALRTSLRKQHIQLEWPASDKLQRYLQRE; from the coding sequence GTGAAATTTGACCTTATCATCGCAGGCGCGGGCAGTGGTGGGCTGGGCGCCGCCATTACTGCTGGCCGCTTAGGACTACGAGTCGCATTAATCGAAGCAGCCAAGACCTTAGGAGGCAACGCCGCCCGCGGTGGGGTCAATTGCTGGGAGCCCGGCGTCGGCGGCACGGGCCTGCCTTTCGAAATCTATCGCCGACTTAAACAAATCCCCAAAGCCGTAGGCATTTATCGTCATGGTCGCCACCTTTGGCGAGACCCTAGCTTCCCTGGAGGTGAATGCATACTCGATCCCTCTTTGCGCTATACCGATTCTCTGCGTCGTTTTCTCTTAGACGGCGAAGATAAACTGGATATCTGGCATGGCGTCCCCTTTGAGCCGAACGACTACGTAAAGGTGGTGAGTGAACTACTCAATGAAACTCAAAATATAACACTGTTTAGTGGCAGCGCCGTGACGTCGATCACTCAAAACGGACACCGCATCAAAAGTGTCAGTCTGGACGATGGAACCACTCTGACCGCCGACACATTCATAGATGCGACTGCCAGCATTATTCTAGCTCGACTGGCTGGATGCCGAACCAGCCTAGGCCGTGAAAGTAGTCAAACCTATGGAGAGTCCGCGGCGCCTAAACAGGCTGACGACAGCCTGAACGCAGTCACTCAGCTTTACCGGGTCGATCCCCACTCCGGCCAGCCATCGATCGAGCCTTTGCCAGAGGGCATCCCCTCAGAATGTTGGTGGGCACCAAAATTTCCGAGCGCCGTGTTCAACCAATATCCGCGAGGCGGCTGGAACGTAAATATGCTACCGACCATGGAGGCACGTGAATTTTCCAGTCTACGATATGACACCGCTCATAAAGAATGCGCTCGTCGCGTCCACGCGCACTGGCATCACATACAAACAGTTCTACCAGAGATGCAGTCATTTCGGTTGAGTTGGCTCGCCCCAGCCCTCGGTGTTCGCGAAGAACAACGCCTCGTAGGCCGTTACGTGCTCACACAACAAGACCTCGATGACACACTAAAAAAGCAGCCCCACGACAACATCATCTGCATCGCAGATCACTCCAAAGACGTACACGGCGAAGTCCATGTCCACAAAGAACTAAGCTTCCCCTATGGCGTGCCCTATCGCTGCCTACTGCCAAGGGAGTTTGACAACTTACTAGTGGCCTGTCGCGGCGCGAGCTTCTCTGCAATCGCAGCCTCCAGCTGTCGACTCTCTCGAACAATGATGCAACTGGGCCAAGCAGCTGGAACCGCAGCCGCACTCGCAAAAGATCAACAGCTGGATGTTGCGGATGTGGATACCGGTGCACTTCGCACCAGCCTACGCAAACAACACATACAACTGGAGTGGCCCGCCTCGGACAAACTACAACGCTATTTGCAGCGTGAATAG
- a CDS encoding glycoside hydrolase family 36 protein, protein MISSQILNGLQVDRVTTQSGKTELHLCPTALANKRITQRTAITARPECKKVTPTTSVPDSMVQLKLEDDTGSGGFIAGMTMQNSSSINHLKLAEAPAGEESKMITIFQDERHQLQIEQHLEATAVDGTLRTWTTITNNGDQAVSLEFITSFVLSGITPFSHDDAPGRLKVHRFRSWWSNEGRLYSESLEDLHLERSWGGFNIVSERFGQVGTMPVRKFFPFIAIEDSATGVFWGAQLAHAGSWQMEVTRRGDNVSISGGLADYEFGHWKKALAPGETLTTPVAHLACVQGELSDLTGKLVKLQESQLQNLPESEESLPVMFNEWCTNWGSPSHEKTMALAKRLLGTGIRYLVIDDGWAKRPPEATMQSNGDWQVDTEKFPQGIGAVCKELRELGYIPGIWFEFEVCNPGSEAWKQSEHHLHRNGKPLQVGSRRFWNLNDPWVQDYLGEKLIHFLNDNQLGYLKVDYNDTIGLGCDHPDSLGEGLRQQVNGIHSTFKRIRESVTDLVIENCSSGGHRLEPSMIGLTSMSSFSDAHESWNIPIIARQLHYLMPPRQSQIWAVLYPDDSEERFYYSLTSTLYGRMCLSGPVHDLSDQQMAIVKDAVSFYQQAASIIKNGHSRFFGPGAHNWNHPTAWQGLWRESDDGSEALLLIHTFAGLASEELVIELPNSDCRHLSRSLIDSTTPAPQLNGHTLTLPKGADFRGYAFLLKKTR, encoded by the coding sequence ATGATTAGCTCTCAAATTCTGAACGGTCTGCAAGTCGACCGTGTGACCACTCAATCCGGCAAAACCGAATTGCACCTCTGCCCCACGGCTCTCGCCAACAAACGTATCACACAACGCACGGCAATTACAGCTCGACCAGAATGTAAGAAAGTGACTCCGACCACATCTGTGCCCGATAGCATGGTTCAATTGAAACTAGAGGACGACACTGGATCCGGCGGCTTCATCGCGGGCATGACGATGCAAAACAGCAGCAGTATCAATCACCTCAAGCTAGCTGAAGCACCCGCAGGTGAGGAGTCTAAGATGATCACTATTTTCCAAGACGAGCGCCATCAATTGCAGATAGAGCAACACTTGGAGGCCACCGCCGTCGACGGCACCCTGCGCACTTGGACTACGATCACTAACAATGGCGATCAAGCGGTCTCCTTGGAGTTTATAACTAGTTTCGTACTCTCAGGCATCACACCTTTCTCGCACGATGATGCCCCCGGACGCTTAAAGGTTCACCGTTTCCGATCATGGTGGAGCAACGAAGGACGCCTGTATAGTGAGTCCCTGGAAGACTTGCACCTCGAACGCAGTTGGGGCGGCTTTAACATTGTCTCCGAACGCTTCGGGCAAGTCGGCACCATGCCCGTGCGTAAGTTTTTCCCCTTCATCGCGATTGAAGACAGCGCAACAGGTGTATTCTGGGGAGCTCAGTTGGCACATGCCGGCTCCTGGCAAATGGAAGTGACTCGGCGTGGCGACAATGTCTCCATCTCCGGTGGCCTCGCAGATTACGAATTCGGCCATTGGAAAAAAGCGCTGGCTCCGGGCGAAACATTAACCACCCCCGTGGCTCACCTCGCCTGTGTGCAGGGTGAACTGAGCGATCTGACTGGAAAACTCGTCAAACTGCAAGAGTCGCAACTTCAAAACTTACCGGAGTCCGAAGAATCCTTGCCTGTCATGTTTAATGAATGGTGCACCAACTGGGGCTCTCCTAGTCACGAAAAGACGATGGCACTGGCCAAACGTCTGCTGGGCACTGGCATCCGCTACCTTGTCATCGACGACGGTTGGGCAAAGCGCCCCCCCGAAGCCACCATGCAATCAAATGGCGACTGGCAGGTCGACACAGAGAAATTCCCGCAAGGAATCGGTGCGGTTTGTAAAGAGCTACGTGAGCTAGGCTACATTCCAGGCATCTGGTTTGAATTTGAAGTCTGTAATCCTGGCTCCGAAGCATGGAAGCAATCAGAGCATCACCTTCACCGCAATGGTAAGCCACTGCAAGTCGGCAGTCGTCGCTTCTGGAATTTAAACGATCCTTGGGTGCAGGACTATCTAGGCGAAAAGCTGATCCATTTCCTCAATGACAATCAGCTCGGCTACCTAAAGGTTGACTATAACGATACCATCGGCCTCGGTTGTGACCACCCGGATTCTCTGGGCGAAGGGCTGCGCCAACAAGTCAACGGCATCCACTCCACCTTCAAACGTATCCGCGAATCGGTTACAGACCTTGTCATCGAAAACTGCTCCTCCGGCGGACACCGACTCGAACCTTCAATGATCGGGCTCACCTCAATGAGCTCGTTCTCCGACGCGCACGAGTCTTGGAACATTCCCATTATCGCCCGCCAGTTGCATTACCTGATGCCGCCACGTCAATCACAGATCTGGGCGGTGCTCTATCCCGACGATAGCGAAGAGCGCTTTTACTATTCACTCACTTCAACACTCTATGGCCGCATGTGCCTATCCGGACCGGTTCACGATCTAAGTGACCAGCAAATGGCCATCGTTAAAGATGCGGTTAGCTTCTACCAGCAAGCCGCTTCCATTATCAAGAACGGGCATAGTCGTTTCTTCGGGCCTGGTGCCCACAACTGGAATCATCCCACTGCCTGGCAAGGCCTCTGGCGTGAAAGCGACGACGGCAGCGAAGCTCTGCTACTAATTCATACCTTCGCAGGCCTAGCGAGTGAAGAGCTAGTCATTGAACTGCCAAATAGCGACTGTCGTCATCTCAGCCGCAGTCTAATCGACAGTACCACCCCAGCACCGCAATTGAACGGCCACACCTTGACGCTCCCCAAGGGAGCCGACTTCCGAGGCTACGCTTTTCTACTCAAAAAAACGCGTTAA